GAACTGGGCGACGCGCAGGGCCCAGGCCTCCGCGGAGTCCAGCTCGGCGCGGGCGCTCGCGTAGCGGTACAGCGACTCATCGGAGTCGTCCCGACCGAAGAGCGCGTCGTTGAACTCCTTCTGCGCGGTGGTGAGCCAGAGGCCCGCGCGCATGCGCAACCACTTCGCCACCTGCGGCGTGTGCTCGACCTGATCCAGGTCGAGCGCCGTGGGGTGGATCTCCACCGACTCTCCATCCTTCTCAAACTCTGGCATCACGTTCATGCACCGGATGTTCGCCACGGACCCAGGCGCTAGCACCCGGCCCGGTTGGACGAGACAAACGTCGATGGTGAGCAGTTGCCCGTGCTGAAATCTTCGCTGTCGGACGGAACCCAAGACTGGCGGGCTGCGTCAGATGACGCCGTCCCAGCCGGAGTCCTGGCGATGGAACGCGTCCCGGATGGCCTGGACGACAGGCTCCGGCAGGGCGCCCTGTTCCAAGGCCCGCGCGTTGGCGCGCAGGTTGTCCAGCCGCGTGGTGCCCACGATGCACGTGGCGACACCCGGCGCGAACGCGGTGAACCGCAGCGCGAGCTCCGGCCAGTCCAGGCCGTCCGTCTGGAGGCCCATGCGCTGCATCCGGTCCCAGTACTCGCCGACGTCGTGCGCGAGCGGACGTCCCGGAAAGCGCCACGGCGCGTTGGCCAGGGGCCGCTTGGCGATGACGCCCACGCCGCGCGCCCGGGCCTTCGCCACGCCGTGGTCGAGCGAGCGCTGATCGAAGAGGTTCACGGACGTCTGCACGACGGAGAACGCGCCTGTCTCCAGCGCGGCGTCCAGCCCGGCGTTGTCGCCCGAATACGCGGCGGCGCGCACCTTGCCCGCCTCCACCGCGCGGGTGAGCGCCTCCACCAACCCGGGCCGGTGCAGCACGTCCGGCGGACACGAGTGGAAGTGCAGCACGTCCAGCACGTCGGTGCGCAGCCGCTGGAGGGCCAGGTCCACGCCGCGCGTGATGCACTCGGGCGTCCAGTCCTCCACGCCGGGCACGCCGTAGCCGCACTTGGTGGACAACACGAACTCGCGGCGGCGCGAGCCCAGGAACCGTCCGATGCGCTGCTCGGACACGCCGTAGCTGGGGGCGGTGTCGATGAGGGTGATGCCCGCGTCCAGCACGCCGT
This Corallococcus silvisoli DNA region includes the following protein-coding sequences:
- a CDS encoding aldo/keto reductase; translated protein: MIQRPLGDSGLSVSALGFGAGPVGSEALSDADAEALLHGVLDAGITLIDTAPSYGVSEQRIGRFLGSRRREFVLSTKCGYGVPGVEDWTPECITRGVDLALQRLRTDVLDVLHFHSCPPDVLHRPGLVEALTRAVEAGKVRAAAYSGDNAGLDAALETGAFSVVQTSVNLFDQRSLDHGVAKARARGVGVIAKRPLANAPWRFPGRPLAHDVGEYWDRMQRMGLQTDGLDWPELALRFTAFAPGVATCIVGTTRLDNLRANARALEQGALPEPVVQAIRDAFHRQDSGWDGVI